The Shewanella zhangzhouensis genome has a window encoding:
- a CDS encoding HAD-IA family hydrolase produces the protein MQIFRRLKPIAAISFDLDDTLYDNRPVIMAAELAQQMYLARHYPVTKAWGRDEWRHHKLRVLVHHPMLAHDPTALRLLTLHSGLLYFGLPEAEATMAARAVMDEFIRARSHFRVPESSLQLLAKLGQKYPLIGLTNGNVDPVRIGLGDRLAFVLAAGSGVRMKPVDDLFRMGCNRLGIASEQLLHVGDSHSADVVGALKAGCQAVLLNPAHGGLEPGPLASPLPHLQIQKLDALLALL, from the coding sequence ATGCAGATATTCCGTCGTCTGAAGCCCATTGCTGCCATCAGTTTTGATCTGGACGATACCCTGTACGACAACCGGCCCGTGATCATGGCGGCGGAGCTTGCACAGCAGATGTATCTGGCCCGCCATTATCCTGTGACCAAAGCCTGGGGACGGGACGAATGGCGTCATCACAAGCTCAGGGTTTTGGTTCATCATCCCATGCTGGCCCACGACCCAACAGCACTGAGACTTCTGACCCTGCATTCAGGTCTGCTCTATTTCGGCTTACCTGAAGCAGAAGCCACAATGGCCGCCCGTGCCGTGATGGATGAATTTATCAGGGCCCGCAGCCATTTTCGGGTACCAGAAAGCTCGTTGCAGCTGCTGGCAAAACTCGGGCAAAAATACCCGCTGATAGGGCTTACCAATGGCAATGTTGACCCGGTGCGTATAGGTCTGGGAGACCGGCTGGCGTTTGTGCTCGCCGCAGGCAGTGGTGTGCGTATGAAGCCTGTGGACGATTTGTTCCGGATGGGCTGCAATCGCCTTGGCATAGCGTCTGAGCAGCTGCTCCATGTAGGGGACAGCCACAGCGCCGACGTGGTGGGCGCACTCAAGGCAGGGTGCCAGGCGGTGCTGCTCAATCCTGCCCATGGGGGATTAGAACCCGGCCCCCTCGCATCGCCTTTGCCTCACCTGCAAATTCAGAAGCTGGATGCTTTGCTGGCTCTGCTGTAA
- a CDS encoding sigma-54-dependent transcriptional regulator — translation MSHLLKPKPNLLLIDDDEDVLDACRQLFNLSGYQVRATNSPQKALEVLSRDWDGVVVSDIYMPAMHGLDLLAAVHHIDPQIPVIMITGHADIPLAVKAVKQGAADFIEKPLDPPTFLALVKKAATQRHQLIGQRQNIQDSLAGQLLGSSAQINDLREQLGQLALTDRDVMLEGPRGVGRNTLAALLHKLGPRCDGPLQQLECALVESPEKLQQAVDASRGGTLILRELEHLPTDSQRWLASFLLDQERRGNKDVRTIAILESQPETLVQEQTLTPECFYYFSQVRLRLPALCERPSDIVPLFMAFLKESCRRLSRKMPAVENRYLDNLKQHSWPGNVRELRNVAELYAVGIVKLANVQRIAAAPSVKGPLDELVDDYEKRLIEDALFLFSGRVSEAADYLNVPRKKLYLRMKKYGLDKECFKPVKPGRS, via the coding sequence ATGTCCCATCTACTTAAACCCAAGCCTAATCTGCTGCTTATCGACGACGATGAAGACGTACTGGACGCCTGCCGCCAGTTGTTTAACTTATCCGGCTACCAGGTGCGGGCAACCAATTCACCGCAGAAGGCACTGGAAGTATTAAGTCGCGACTGGGACGGTGTGGTCGTGAGCGACATCTATATGCCCGCCATGCATGGGCTGGATTTACTGGCAGCCGTGCACCATATCGACCCACAGATCCCTGTCATCATGATTACGGGGCACGCCGATATTCCACTGGCGGTGAAGGCCGTAAAACAGGGCGCCGCCGACTTTATCGAAAAGCCCCTCGACCCACCGACCTTTCTTGCCCTGGTCAAAAAGGCCGCCACCCAGCGCCATCAATTGATTGGCCAGCGGCAGAACATTCAGGACTCACTGGCCGGTCAACTCCTTGGCAGCAGCGCGCAAATCAACGATCTGCGGGAACAGCTGGGACAACTCGCCTTAACCGACAGAGACGTGATGCTGGAAGGCCCCCGTGGGGTTGGCCGCAATACCCTGGCGGCCTTGCTGCATAAACTCGGCCCACGTTGCGATGGCCCGCTGCAACAGCTGGAATGCGCTCTGGTGGAAAGTCCGGAGAAACTGCAACAGGCGGTGGACGCGAGCCGTGGCGGCACCCTTATCCTGAGGGAGCTTGAGCATCTGCCCACCGACAGCCAGCGTTGGCTGGCAAGCTTTCTGCTGGATCAGGAACGCAGGGGCAACAAGGATGTACGCACCATCGCCATTCTGGAAAGTCAGCCCGAAACCCTGGTACAGGAGCAAACCCTCACTCCCGAATGCTTTTATTATTTCTCCCAGGTCAGGCTGCGGCTGCCGGCCCTGTGCGAGCGACCAAGCGATATAGTGCCGCTGTTTATGGCCTTTTTGAAAGAAAGCTGCCGCCGCCTGTCCCGTAAGATGCCCGCTGTTGAAAATCGCTACCTGGACAACCTAAAGCAGCACAGCTGGCCGGGCAACGTGCGGGAACTTCGCAACGTGGCCGAGCTCTATGCGGTGGGGATAGTCAAACTGGCCAATGTGCAGCGAATTGCGGCGGCGCCTTCTGTAAAAGGCCCATTGGATGAACTGGTGGACGACTATGAAAAGCGCCTGATAGAAGATGCGCTGTTTCTGTTCTCTGGCCGGGTGTCGGAGGCAGCAGACTACCTCAACGTGCCCCGTAAGAAATTGTATTTGAGGATGAAAAAGTACGGTCTCGATAAGGAATGTTTTAAGCCGGTGAAACCGGGACGGAGCTGA
- a CDS encoding HupE/UreJ family protein — protein MFRPKVIFSLVIVILTMVAWPAAAHDIYANEGFLSGVIHPFLGLDHLLTIFAASLIGMQLGGKAQVSVPLAFLLFFIFGDIIGLLRVPMPWVEPGIALSGILLGLALLMGREVPLSFAQALVGIFALFHGHAHGAEIPMGANPVWYTLGISMGTVAIMLFGGAVAWYLSLIETPKPLLRGLGGIITSLGLLLWLF, from the coding sequence ATGTTCAGGCCAAAAGTCATTTTTTCATTGGTAATTGTCATCTTAACCATGGTGGCATGGCCTGCTGCTGCCCACGATATTTACGCCAACGAAGGATTTTTGTCCGGTGTGATCCATCCCTTCCTCGGTCTCGATCATCTGTTAACCATTTTTGCTGCCAGCCTCATAGGCATGCAGCTGGGCGGAAAGGCGCAGGTGTCTGTGCCACTTGCCTTTTTACTGTTTTTTATCTTTGGTGACATCATTGGTTTACTGCGGGTGCCCATGCCCTGGGTTGAGCCGGGCATAGCGCTGTCGGGGATCCTTTTGGGCCTGGCTTTGCTGATGGGGCGCGAAGTACCTTTATCCTTTGCCCAGGCCTTGGTGGGGATTTTTGCCCTGTTCCATGGTCACGCCCATGGCGCTGAAATTCCCATGGGGGCCAATCCCGTGTGGTACACCCTGGGGATCAGCATGGGTACGGTGGCGATTATGTTGTTTGGGGGCGCCGTAGCCTGGTATCTGAGCCTGATAGAAACGCCCAAACCCTTGCTGCGTGGGCTTGGAGGGATCATCACCTCCCTCGGGCTGCTGCTGTGGTTGTTTTAA
- a CDS encoding ABC transporter substrate-binding protein: protein MTQKSLLALLLMLWLGWPNTGQAKDNCLVILTSFSELPFKGLVDKFSAKEQCEVRVIYRRTLPAIRLLTDENQPRIDLVVSSSPTLFQTLHQQRLLAPLGELPAAPAWLKRHSLPASDYVLPVAYSGIGLMFNRDYLNKHGLPQPKSWQDLAQPGFNGHVMMSSPSHSGTTHMMVENILQSEGWNAGWGLLMRIGGNLASLSARSFGVSDAISRGLVGAGPVIDNYASVARSHFDYVGFSYLPDTVILPTYCGLTAKAEHATKARQFLSFLLSPEGQAILTEPEFAKTPLNDDKLANSTAFVIEKQQLFLRNNVIKALFEQAIAQQLPKLRYTWLAIIKAQGAMKNTPKNHEVLHRAMTLASQVPISEAEAMSPDLQAVFADYEQQPSAQMERTMQDWRMQVAQQLEQAMALVRTLEYP, encoded by the coding sequence ATGACACAAAAATCCCTGCTCGCCCTACTCTTGATGCTCTGGCTTGGCTGGCCGAATACCGGCCAGGCGAAAGACAATTGCCTGGTGATCCTCACCTCTTTCTCTGAGCTGCCCTTTAAAGGATTGGTGGACAAATTCTCTGCCAAAGAGCAGTGCGAGGTGCGGGTGATTTACCGCCGCACCCTGCCTGCCATCCGGTTGCTGACAGACGAGAATCAACCCCGCATCGATCTGGTGGTGTCCTCCTCGCCGACGCTGTTTCAAACCCTGCATCAACAAAGGCTGCTGGCCCCCTTAGGGGAGCTGCCCGCAGCCCCTGCCTGGCTGAAACGCCACAGCCTGCCGGCTTCCGACTATGTGCTGCCGGTGGCCTACTCGGGCATTGGGCTGATGTTCAACCGTGACTACCTGAATAAACACGGGCTTCCTCAGCCCAAGAGCTGGCAGGACCTGGCCCAGCCCGGATTTAACGGCCATGTGATGATGAGTTCTCCCAGCCATTCCGGCACCACCCACATGATGGTAGAAAACATATTGCAATCAGAAGGATGGAACGCGGGATGGGGACTTTTGATGCGCATAGGAGGCAATCTCGCCTCACTGTCTGCCCGCAGCTTCGGGGTCAGCGATGCCATCAGCCGCGGTCTGGTGGGCGCAGGGCCCGTGATAGATAACTACGCCAGTGTGGCCCGCAGTCATTTTGATTATGTGGGCTTTAGCTATTTACCCGATACCGTGATTCTGCCCACCTACTGCGGCCTCACCGCCAAGGCTGAACACGCCACCAAAGCCCGGCAGTTTTTAAGCTTTTTGCTGTCACCCGAGGGGCAGGCGATTCTCACCGAGCCCGAATTTGCCAAAACGCCCTTAAACGATGACAAGCTCGCCAACAGCACTGCCTTTGTTATCGAAAAGCAGCAGCTGTTTTTACGCAACAACGTGATTAAGGCGTTGTTTGAGCAGGCCATCGCCCAGCAGCTGCCCAAGCTTCGCTACACCTGGCTTGCCATTATCAAGGCCCAGGGTGCCATGAAAAATACCCCGAAAAACCATGAGGTACTGCACCGGGCAATGACCCTGGCCAGCCAGGTGCCCATCAGCGAGGCCGAAGCCATGTCCCCCGACTTACAGGCGGTGTTCGCCGACTACGAGCAGCAACCCTCTGCGCAAATGGAGCGCACCATGCAGGATTGGCGCATGCAGGTGGCACAGCAACTGGAGCAGGCCATGGCCCTGGTTCGCACCCTGGAGTACCCCTGA
- a CDS encoding ATP-binding protein: protein MSKSHSPLGRRLFIAFSAMLGLTLLVGLTSLLMWDRLSARVSSIISESVPTINATYKLERASNRLLQLLGQLPGAEDEITLLTLERQVSEAMGELENAYLVNLHSDDERALQQARFAELETLIHNQNQLLRNQLTLAQHLSSQQKQLARLHQDLTDEMTPLLQEVAWHLSAQLGNRTSATTINSVLQEFSALQNIALKENEIHQLSAEIINQRHQRELEHAFSFIGFQIDELKLLTTQLAAYPSTVSHRQILQELVELVKPGGALHRLLGEDVENQRQIKALQPKINELIQPYHAQVVTAVAQANTNLESLVQATNRQVSQGKAWLLLILTGALILSTFVLTGLISRRLIGRLNLLSEDLAKVCSNDLSSPLSVRGSDEIGRLGEQLLQFRAQRQLMDKTNALNLINNTQACLITCLMDGTIESVNPTARELLPLGNEPEQSLLWQAFPPAAAQQLADQFAPGSSLQGLGQSHCLLELGDDDQRAFWHFDFRRYEQAGELKTIITITDMTRQELNTRELSERVAERTRDLKDKNQQLEQEVERRTQAQNDLLRAQDELIQAAKMAVLGQAMTSMAHELNQPLSAISTFLYTSRIAAEQGDTSLLTDNLERIGQLSQRMHRIVGALKEFARKSPQTRVREAVSLGTIADNALLLLAPRIKRENVRVESRLDNNLCVIGDPVEIEQVLINLLVNALDAIASCEQRYILIEQLPQPGSTLIAMQDSGQGFPEAVLQKLFSPFVTTKEVGLGLGLSICRTLMERQEGDIRLACTMEGNTLMLLEFPNVPST, encoded by the coding sequence ATGTCCAAGTCCCACTCGCCCCTCGGCAGGCGACTCTTTATTGCCTTTTCGGCCATGCTGGGGCTGACACTGTTGGTCGGCCTCACCAGCCTGCTGATGTGGGATAGGCTCAGTGCCCGTGTCAGCAGCATCATCAGTGAAAGCGTGCCCACGATTAATGCCACCTACAAGCTTGAGCGCGCCAGCAACAGGCTATTGCAGCTGTTGGGACAACTGCCCGGCGCCGAGGACGAAATCACCCTGCTTACCCTCGAGCGGCAGGTATCCGAGGCCATGGGTGAGCTTGAGAATGCTTACCTTGTTAACCTGCACAGCGACGATGAGCGGGCACTGCAACAGGCCCGTTTCGCCGAGCTTGAGACATTAATCCATAACCAGAATCAGCTGCTGCGCAATCAACTCACCCTGGCACAGCATCTTTCGTCGCAGCAAAAACAGCTGGCGCGACTGCATCAGGATTTAACCGATGAAATGACGCCGCTGCTGCAGGAGGTGGCCTGGCACTTAAGCGCACAGCTTGGCAACCGCACCTCGGCCACCACCATCAACTCAGTGCTGCAGGAGTTTTCGGCACTGCAAAATATCGCCCTGAAAGAAAACGAAATTCATCAGCTCAGCGCCGAGATTATCAACCAGCGTCATCAAAGGGAGCTGGAGCACGCCTTCTCGTTTATTGGTTTTCAAATCGACGAGCTGAAACTGCTCACCACCCAGCTTGCGGCCTATCCATCGACTGTGAGCCACCGCCAGATATTGCAGGAACTGGTTGAGCTGGTGAAACCCGGCGGTGCCCTGCATCGGCTGCTTGGCGAAGACGTGGAAAACCAGCGTCAAATCAAAGCGCTGCAACCCAAAATCAATGAGCTTATCCAGCCCTATCATGCTCAGGTCGTGACCGCAGTGGCTCAGGCCAACACCAATCTGGAGTCATTGGTGCAAGCCACCAACCGTCAGGTAAGCCAGGGCAAGGCCTGGCTACTGCTTATCCTCACAGGTGCACTTATTCTAAGTACCTTTGTACTGACCGGCCTGATTTCACGGCGCCTCATTGGCCGCCTGAATCTGCTCAGCGAGGATTTGGCCAAGGTGTGCAGCAACGACCTGTCGAGCCCTCTTAGCGTGCGTGGCAGCGATGAAATTGGCCGCCTTGGCGAGCAGTTGCTGCAGTTTCGCGCCCAGCGGCAACTGATGGACAAAACCAATGCACTCAACCTGATTAACAACACCCAGGCCTGTCTCATAACCTGCCTGATGGACGGCACCATAGAATCGGTCAATCCCACTGCCAGAGAGCTGTTACCCCTGGGAAATGAACCTGAGCAATCATTGCTGTGGCAGGCCTTTCCCCCTGCGGCAGCCCAGCAACTGGCAGATCAGTTTGCTCCCGGCAGTAGCTTACAGGGGCTCGGTCAGAGCCATTGCCTGCTGGAGCTGGGCGACGATGATCAGCGGGCCTTCTGGCACTTCGATTTTCGCCGCTATGAGCAGGCGGGTGAGCTTAAGACCATTATCACCATCACCGACATGACACGTCAGGAGCTGAATACCCGCGAGCTGTCTGAGCGGGTTGCCGAGCGCACCCGGGATCTGAAAGACAAGAATCAGCAGCTTGAACAGGAAGTTGAGCGCCGCACCCAGGCCCAGAACGACCTGCTGCGGGCCCAGGATGAACTCATTCAGGCCGCCAAAATGGCGGTGCTGGGCCAGGCCATGACCAGCATGGCCCATGAGCTCAATCAGCCGCTTTCGGCCATTTCCACCTTCCTTTACACCAGCCGTATCGCCGCGGAGCAGGGCGATACTTCCCTGCTTACCGATAATCTTGAACGCATCGGCCAGCTCAGTCAGCGAATGCACCGTATTGTGGGCGCCTTGAAGGAATTTGCCCGCAAGAGCCCGCAAACCCGGGTAAGGGAAGCCGTTTCACTGGGCACCATAGCCGATAATGCCCTGCTGCTGCTCGCCCCCCGGATAAAACGTGAGAACGTGCGGGTAGAGAGCCGCCTCGATAACAACCTCTGTGTGATTGGCGATCCGGTGGAGATAGAACAGGTACTGATTAACCTCTTGGTCAATGCCCTCGATGCCATTGCAAGCTGCGAGCAAAGATACATCCTGATAGAACAACTGCCGCAGCCCGGCAGCACCCTGATTGCGATGCAGGACAGTGGCCAGGGTTTCCCCGAGGCCGTGCTGCAAAAGCTGTTTTCGCCTTTTGTCACCACCAAAGAAGTGGGGCTGGGCCTCGGGCTGTCGATTTGCCGAACCCTGATGGAGCGCCAGGAAGGCGATATCCGTCTTGCCTGCACTATGGAAGGCAATACCCTGATGCTGTTGGAGTTTCCAAATGTCCCATCTACTTAA
- a CDS encoding AlbA family DNA-binding domain-containing protein, translated as MTQFALDDIQHLRESVQVEFKLAAGRDGQGQLPEGMWESYSAFANTLGGEIILGVRESQGDFTIEGIANPLPMLEDIWRILKDPRRVSCNVLSATDVQIIELAGKKLIRLHVPEATAHQKPVFLGPDPYTGTFFRVDSSDMRASRRQVSQLLKKQRRLCPPEQ; from the coding sequence ATGACCCAGTTTGCCCTCGATGACATTCAGCATCTGCGTGAGTCGGTACAGGTGGAATTTAAGCTCGCTGCGGGACGCGATGGCCAGGGGCAGCTGCCTGAAGGCATGTGGGAGAGCTACAGCGCCTTCGCCAACACCCTTGGCGGCGAGATTATTTTGGGGGTGCGGGAGTCCCAGGGCGACTTCACTATCGAGGGTATAGCCAATCCACTGCCCATGCTGGAGGACATCTGGCGCATTCTGAAAGACCCGCGCCGGGTGTCATGCAATGTGTTGTCAGCGACTGACGTTCAAATTATTGAGCTTGCAGGCAAAAAACTTATTCGCCTGCATGTTCCCGAGGCCACCGCCCATCAAAAGCCCGTCTTCCTCGGACCGGATCCCTACACGGGTACCTTTTTCAGGGTGGATTCGTCGGATATGCGCGCCAGTCGGCGTCAGGTCAGCCAGCTGCTTAAAAAGCAGCGCCGCCTGTGCCCGCCGGAACAATAG